A region from the Desulfomarina profundi genome encodes:
- a CDS encoding MFS transporter, producing MEQKEVTFQTGRVLLISICHFIHDVYSSFLAPLLPFIIEKFSLSLTQAGFLTTAMQIPALLNPMIGKLADRTSFRYFIILAPVLTAVPMSLLGLAPNYGVLMILLFVTGISVSLFHVPAPTMVYRVSGAKTGRGMSFYMTGGELARTVGPLAITAAVALLGFDNYYPIMVAGIFASTIMYFKLKDIPVAPKQKKSVSIRETCRRMQSLLLPLSAIVVVRGFMHGSLAAFLPLYIIQKTNDVWLAGLSLSVLEAAGVVGVLTIGTLSDRFGRKRMLLLSLVLAPIFLLLFVYSNGWFRFPVLIVTGFFLLSTTPVMLAMIQEYSVDGSSSANGVFMMISFLARSATVVLIGFIADHLGLEKTYLLCSGIGFLGIPFILKLPGKGEKSEELFEVPTNAG from the coding sequence ATGGAACAAAAAGAGGTTACATTTCAGACAGGACGGGTTCTGCTTATCTCGATCTGTCATTTTATTCATGATGTCTATTCAAGTTTTCTGGCCCCGCTTCTGCCGTTTATTATAGAAAAATTTTCCCTCTCCCTTACCCAGGCGGGATTTCTCACCACAGCCATGCAGATTCCGGCCCTGCTGAATCCCATGATCGGCAAACTGGCGGACAGGACAAGCTTCAGGTATTTTATTATTCTGGCTCCGGTATTGACCGCCGTACCCATGTCTCTTCTGGGGTTGGCTCCCAACTACGGCGTGTTGATGATACTGCTCTTTGTTACCGGTATCAGTGTTTCTCTGTTCCATGTGCCGGCACCCACCATGGTTTACCGGGTGTCGGGGGCAAAAACCGGCAGGGGGATGAGTTTCTATATGACAGGAGGGGAACTTGCCAGGACAGTTGGGCCTCTGGCAATTACCGCAGCCGTGGCGCTTCTTGGTTTTGACAACTACTATCCCATCATGGTCGCCGGTATCTTTGCTTCAACGATCATGTATTTCAAGCTGAAGGACATCCCCGTTGCTCCAAAACAGAAAAAAAGTGTCTCCATACGGGAAACCTGCAGGAGGATGCAATCTCTGCTGCTCCCCCTTTCGGCCATTGTGGTGGTGCGCGGTTTTATGCACGGTTCTCTGGCAGCTTTCCTGCCCCTTTATATTATTCAGAAAACAAATGATGTCTGGTTGGCCGGACTTTCCCTGTCTGTGCTGGAGGCGGCAGGAGTGGTTGGGGTCCTGACAATCGGTACCTTGAGTGACAGGTTCGGACGAAAAAGAATGCTGCTTCTTTCCCTTGTGCTGGCGCCGATTTTTCTCCTGCTTTTTGTCTACTCCAATGGGTGGTTTCGCTTTCCTGTTCTTATTGTCACCGGTTTTTTTCTTCTCTCTACAACACCGGTCATGCTGGCCATGATCCAGGAATATTCGGTGGACGGATCCTCATCGGCAAACGGAGTTTTCATGATGATTTCCTTTCTTGCCCGCTCCGCGACAGTGGTCCTGATAGGATTTATTGCCGATCATCTGGGACTTGAAAAAACCTATCTTCTCTGCAGTGGTATCGGTTTTCTGGGTATCCCGTTTATTTTGAAACTGCCCGGGAAAGGAGAAAAGAGTGAAGAGTTGTTTGAAGTGCCCACAAATGCGGGTTAA
- a CDS encoding PP2C family protein-serine/threonine phosphatase, protein MVVITPGDKALQPIIQFRKTFFWVSGAGILFALLLIRSATGKTTRAIRRLSEAANRLAHGHFGEELRITSRDEVGELTQNFNTMSRQLQERLRLQHAMNLAREVQQNLLPHSSFSSEHMDVYGVSLYCDETGGDYFDLLPHQEQKETVNIIVGDVVGHGIGAALLMATIRSLMRCRLSLSGTPETVINDVNRLLCRDTAESGNFITLFHLLVNRQKKTLDWVRCGHDPTIIYHPGTGHFSELKGRGLALGIDPDFQYEENSIPLKQAPQIILIGSDGVWEAENELGESFGKERVKTLLANHSHLNSKEITRKITDEIKIFRQSVPQQDDITLVIAKIEGEIHDTA, encoded by the coding sequence ATGGTCGTGATCACACCCGGTGATAAAGCCCTGCAGCCGATAATTCAATTCAGGAAAACTTTTTTCTGGGTGAGCGGTGCGGGCATACTGTTTGCCCTGCTCCTGATCCGTTCTGCAACAGGCAAAACCACAAGGGCTATCCGCAGGCTTTCAGAAGCGGCCAACAGGTTGGCCCATGGTCACTTTGGTGAAGAACTCCGTATAACGAGTCGTGACGAAGTCGGAGAACTGACACAGAACTTCAACACAATGAGCAGACAACTGCAGGAACGTCTGCGCCTGCAACATGCCATGAACCTGGCCAGGGAAGTGCAGCAGAACCTGCTTCCACATTCAAGTTTTTCTTCAGAACACATGGACGTCTATGGCGTCAGTCTCTACTGTGATGAAACCGGAGGGGATTATTTCGATCTCCTTCCCCATCAGGAGCAGAAAGAAACAGTCAACATCATCGTGGGGGATGTGGTGGGCCACGGAATCGGTGCCGCCCTGCTGATGGCCACCATCCGCTCTCTCATGCGCTGTCGTCTCTCCCTGTCCGGTACTCCTGAAACAGTCATCAATGATGTCAACCGTCTTCTCTGCAGAGATACGGCAGAATCAGGGAATTTTATCACCCTTTTTCACCTCCTTGTCAACAGGCAGAAAAAGACCCTGGACTGGGTGAGATGCGGCCATGACCCCACTATCATCTATCACCCCGGGACCGGTCATTTCTCCGAACTCAAGGGGAGAGGTCTTGCCCTTGGAATTGACCCGGATTTTCAATACGAAGAAAACAGTATCCCGTTAAAACAGGCACCCCAGATCATCCTGATCGGCAGTGACGGTGTCTGGGAAGCGGAAAATGAACTGGGAGAATCCTTTGGAAAAGAAAGGGTAAAAACCCTCCTGGCAAACCACAGCCATCTTAATTCAAAAGAGATTACCCGGAAAATAACGGATGAAATCAAAATATTTCGGCAGTCCGTTCCGCAGCAGGACGACATAACCCTGGTTATTGCAAAAATAGAAGGAGAAATACACGACACTGCCTAA
- a CDS encoding DUF3820 family protein: MDKNRKVNHDFLLELASARMPFGRYRGRLLIDLPEPYVVWFARQGFPQGRLGDMMKTIYEIKANGLEYLFEPLRKNSG, from the coding sequence ATGGACAAAAACCGTAAGGTTAATCATGATTTTCTGCTGGAACTGGCGTCAGCGCGTATGCCGTTTGGCAGATACAGGGGAAGGTTGCTGATTGACCTCCCGGAACCCTATGTTGTCTGGTTTGCACGGCAGGGATTTCCACAGGGCAGGCTCGGGGATATGATGAAAACAATATATGAAATAAAGGCCAATGGTCTGGAGTATCTTTTTGAACCGTTAAGGAAAAATTCAGGTTAG
- a CDS encoding EAL and HDOD domain-containing protein → MDTFIARQPILNQHKRLFAYELLYRGKLMAGQPGFDGDQATSSLLTGAFLTEGLETISNNKPCFINFTQELLIKNIPAVFPQTKIVVEILEDVQPTEEVITVCRNLKEQGYTLAMDDFVYAENLKPLIELADIIKIDFRLTPVDTIQETLSILSRYKLKFLAEKVETHAEFGKALELGFSYFQGFFFATPEKIRIKEIAPVKTSLFHVLTEINRKDVQTERLAEIIEADVSLSYKLLRYVNSAYFYRLSKVKSIVQAVAYLGEKEIRSFINLLIISEISGDKPVELVRLAAVRAKFCSLLGEKSPDNVAHAELFMLGLFSLLPAMLDYPIKVITYKLPLSKELKRALVHGDGPLGPYLQAAIAYEQNKKDRCLEALDAINVPLASVYEMYLEAIHYAEILTNI, encoded by the coding sequence ATGGATACCTTTATAGCAAGGCAACCCATACTGAACCAGCATAAACGTCTTTTTGCCTACGAACTCCTTTACAGGGGCAAACTGATGGCGGGACAGCCGGGTTTCGATGGCGATCAGGCTACATCCAGTTTGCTCACCGGAGCTTTTCTGACGGAAGGGCTGGAAACTATCAGCAACAATAAACCCTGTTTTATTAATTTTACCCAGGAACTTCTGATAAAAAATATTCCCGCGGTTTTCCCGCAAACAAAGATCGTCGTTGAGATTCTCGAAGATGTCCAGCCCACTGAGGAAGTTATAACCGTATGCAGAAACCTGAAAGAACAGGGATATACCCTGGCCATGGATGACTTTGTCTACGCAGAAAACCTTAAACCATTGATCGAACTTGCAGATATTATCAAAATTGATTTCAGATTAACTCCGGTTGACACCATCCAAGAGACCCTCTCTATCCTTTCCAGGTACAAACTTAAATTTCTGGCCGAAAAAGTTGAAACCCACGCAGAGTTCGGTAAAGCTCTGGAGCTTGGATTTTCCTATTTCCAGGGTTTTTTCTTTGCCACTCCGGAAAAAATTAGAATTAAGGAAATTGCCCCTGTCAAAACAAGTCTTTTTCATGTCCTCACGGAGATTAACCGTAAAGACGTTCAAACAGAACGACTGGCAGAAATCATTGAAGCCGATGTCTCCCTCTCCTACAAACTGCTTCGATATGTCAACTCTGCCTATTTCTACCGACTGAGTAAAGTAAAATCCATAGTACAGGCTGTGGCGTATCTTGGCGAGAAAGAAATCAGGAGTTTTATCAATCTTCTGATTATCTCGGAGATTTCAGGAGATAAACCGGTCGAACTTGTGCGACTGGCTGCAGTCAGGGCAAAATTCTGCTCCCTTTTAGGAGAAAAATCGCCTGACAATGTTGCGCATGCAGAGCTGTTTATGCTTGGACTGTTCTCTCTTCTTCCTGCCATGCTTGATTACCCGATAAAAGTCATCACGTACAAACTCCCTCTTTCCAAAGAATTAAAAAGAGCCCTGGTACATGGGGACGGTCCGCTCGGCCCGTATCTGCAGGCAGCAATTGCATATGAACAAAATAAAAAAGACCGGTGCCTTGAGGCATTGGACGCTATCAATGTCCCCCTGGCATCGGTCTATGAAATGTACCTGGAAGCAATACACTATGCAGAAATTTTAACAAATATTTAA
- a CDS encoding methyl-accepting chemotaxis protein: MFSFVKRLVPSKVKTKLLSALGILITAIIAIPVGLSYKNTVDNAVSKAEQSLQYSIMQIRDKIVTEKIKELQLIAHTVAAMPSIQDNLMYQAREDLQNVTAPLFKELKKKVDLNVFHFHTPPATSFLRLQKPEKYGDDLSSFRKTVVQANKTGKDAVGIEVGRAGLSVRAVVPVKYLGRKHAGTVEFGAPINDHLVKEIKKLFGRDISVVVPDGDGFKYQAKTHSLTIPAKKYPFLRKILQKADDTVTVQRVKKNGSEFITAYLPLFDYSGKAVGILAVPEEIGGVLAAAKKNALVLVAIGFGVLVLIQGFVYYLFSRFIDQPIKKYITFLESASRGDLTGQVETGAIAHLNCSEKMQCGKEDCSMYGKEGFCWEEAGSAAEHIQCPKITSGEYSSCSECKGVFKLAVRDEFSELSAYMHAFVSNVRKLVGDVNKSSHSLSDSSDGLVQLSEQFDTSSRDTAKRAETVAVASEEMSSNMNSVSAATEEAAANVNVMTTATEEISSTVGEIQQSTLNAKGITGDAVTQAADIVKTVDALGSAAQDIGKVTETITEISGQTNLLALNATIEAARAGEAGKGFAVVANEIKDLAKQTAEATGEIKERIEGIQGSTELTVSGIRKISDIITEIDTIVSGIAVALEEQTATMSELTTNIVQAGEGIGEVSENVAQSSVVAQEISSDISQVTRAANEISDGSGGVRKNAEELRRLAVDLRNLIEKYKV; the protein is encoded by the coding sequence ATGTTTTCGTTTGTAAAAAGACTTGTTCCTTCAAAGGTCAAGACAAAACTGTTGTCGGCACTGGGGATTCTCATTACGGCGATCATCGCTATTCCCGTGGGATTGTCCTATAAAAATACGGTTGATAACGCAGTCTCAAAGGCTGAACAGTCGCTGCAATATTCCATAATGCAGATCCGTGATAAAATTGTAACTGAAAAGATTAAAGAGTTGCAACTTATAGCCCATACTGTAGCAGCTATGCCATCGATTCAGGACAATTTAATGTACCAGGCCAGAGAGGATCTGCAGAATGTGACGGCACCTCTTTTCAAGGAACTGAAAAAAAAGGTTGATTTGAATGTCTTTCACTTTCATACTCCACCGGCCACATCATTTCTGCGGCTGCAGAAACCGGAAAAATATGGAGACGATCTTTCAAGTTTCAGAAAAACAGTTGTCCAGGCCAATAAAACAGGAAAAGATGCCGTGGGTATCGAAGTGGGGCGTGCCGGACTGTCGGTGAGGGCAGTTGTTCCGGTGAAATACCTGGGACGTAAACATGCGGGAACGGTTGAATTTGGAGCCCCTATAAACGATCACCTTGTGAAGGAAATCAAAAAACTGTTCGGGCGGGATATTTCAGTTGTTGTGCCGGATGGTGACGGATTTAAATACCAGGCCAAAACCCATTCCTTGACTATCCCTGCAAAAAAATATCCTTTCCTGCGAAAAATACTGCAAAAAGCAGATGATACCGTCACCGTTCAACGGGTAAAAAAGAACGGCTCAGAATTTATCACAGCTTATCTCCCTCTTTTTGACTATTCAGGAAAAGCCGTTGGTATTCTGGCAGTTCCTGAGGAGATCGGCGGAGTTCTGGCAGCTGCCAAGAAAAACGCACTTGTCCTGGTCGCCATTGGTTTCGGTGTGCTTGTACTTATTCAGGGTTTTGTTTACTATCTTTTTTCCAGGTTCATTGATCAGCCTATAAAAAAATATATAACTTTTCTTGAATCAGCCAGCCGCGGAGATCTCACCGGGCAGGTTGAAACCGGGGCTATTGCCCATCTGAACTGCTCAGAGAAAATGCAGTGCGGAAAAGAGGACTGTTCAATGTATGGTAAGGAAGGTTTTTGCTGGGAGGAGGCCGGCTCTGCCGCTGAACATATTCAGTGTCCGAAAATCACAAGTGGTGAGTATTCTTCCTGCAGTGAGTGTAAAGGGGTGTTTAAGCTTGCGGTAAGGGACGAATTCTCCGAGCTCAGTGCCTATATGCATGCCTTTGTGTCGAATGTTCGTAAACTGGTAGGGGATGTCAACAAAAGCAGTCACAGTCTCAGTGACTCATCGGATGGTCTTGTGCAGCTCTCTGAACAATTTGATACCAGTTCAAGAGATACGGCAAAACGTGCTGAGACTGTAGCAGTTGCCTCTGAGGAAATGAGTTCAAATATGAATTCGGTTTCAGCAGCTACTGAAGAAGCAGCGGCAAATGTCAACGTGATGACCACCGCAACTGAAGAAATCAGTTCAACTGTCGGTGAAATACAGCAGTCGACCCTGAATGCCAAGGGAATTACAGGGGATGCTGTGACTCAGGCTGCAGATATCGTGAAAACTGTCGACGCCCTTGGCAGTGCCGCCCAGGATATCGGCAAGGTGACGGAGACAATTACCGAAATTTCGGGGCAGACAAACCTGCTGGCCCTGAATGCGACTATTGAGGCGGCCAGGGCCGGAGAAGCCGGAAAAGGATTTGCTGTTGTTGCCAATGAGATCAAGGATCTGGCAAAGCAGACTGCAGAAGCTACGGGTGAGATCAAGGAACGCATTGAGGGGATCCAGGGATCCACCGAGCTTACTGTCAGCGGAATAAGAAAAATAAGTGATATTATAACGGAAATAGATACAATCGTTTCGGGAATAGCAGTTGCACTGGAAGAACAGACGGCCACCATGTCAGAACTGACCACTAATATAGTTCAAGCTGGAGAGGGAATTGGCGAGGTGTCGGAGAATGTCGCCCAGAGTTCTGTGGTGGCCCAGGAAATTTCTTCTGACATATCCCAGGTAACCCGGGCGGCAAATGAGATTTCGGACGGTTCTGGAGGTGTGCGGAAAAATGCCGAAGAACTACGAAGGCTGGCTGTTGATCTGAGGAATCTGATTGAAAAATATAAAGTTTAG
- a CDS encoding tetratricopeptide repeat protein produces the protein MLHYKTVSYLFFLTLLLLPQTLYSAEKIFDHQVDQPFSGSQSPDDAFISAVTKAKYEVLEQAGTYLESLSVVENAILSKDEVTALAGGIMKTEVVSVKNYATPQSFGIILSTRIAVDTSILKKRMEKLLSDRTLLKKYNEIQQREQELLEKIRILEQRNKKRNSIALRPVKIQNDFSSISAALTASVWIKKAIRLWSNGSFTDPSKAVEYLTRALELDPQNPRTYNSRAIAYLNLNLEMKAHDDLEHALRLNPKYVDAYNNMGSLHYRRGEYEAAINAYTQALQYQPDFVEAILNRGMASRKLFNFEDAFEDFKQVMHLAPETFMKKDRAGALVQLNDLRELCRKSETACRMNLCRSLHFLQERGFCLAQKDNQ, from the coding sequence ATGCTACATTATAAGACAGTAAGCTATTTATTTTTCCTGACACTTCTTCTGCTTCCCCAGACACTGTACTCGGCTGAAAAAATTTTTGACCATCAGGTTGACCAGCCATTTTCAGGCAGCCAGTCCCCCGATGATGCGTTTATTTCGGCAGTTACAAAGGCAAAATATGAAGTTCTGGAGCAGGCCGGTACCTACCTCGAAAGCCTGTCAGTCGTTGAAAATGCCATTCTCTCCAAAGACGAAGTAACAGCTCTTGCGGGTGGAATAATGAAAACCGAAGTGGTTTCCGTTAAAAACTACGCGACTCCGCAGTCTTTCGGGATTATCCTGTCAACCAGGATAGCTGTAGATACATCCATACTGAAAAAACGCATGGAAAAACTACTCTCCGACAGAACCCTGCTGAAGAAATACAACGAAATCCAACAGCGGGAACAGGAACTGCTCGAAAAAATCAGGATACTGGAACAGAGAAACAAAAAAAGAAATTCCATTGCCCTGCGACCAGTAAAAATACAAAACGATTTTTCCTCTATCAGCGCGGCTCTGACAGCCAGCGTCTGGATAAAAAAGGCAATCCGCCTATGGAGTAACGGCAGTTTTACAGATCCGTCAAAAGCAGTTGAATACCTCACACGTGCCCTCGAACTGGACCCGCAAAACCCCCGAACATATAACAGCAGGGCCATAGCCTACCTCAACCTGAACCTGGAAATGAAGGCCCACGACGACCTGGAGCACGCGCTCAGACTCAACCCGAAATATGTAGACGCATATAATAATATGGGCAGTCTCCATTATCGAAGGGGTGAGTACGAAGCTGCCATAAATGCCTATACCCAGGCATTGCAGTATCAGCCCGATTTTGTGGAAGCCATTCTGAACAGGGGTATGGCTTCCAGAAAATTGTTTAATTTTGAGGATGCATTTGAAGATTTCAAACAAGTCATGCACCTGGCACCTGAAACATTCATGAAAAAAGACAGGGCCGGAGCCCTTGTACAGCTCAACGACCTGCGGGAACTCTGCAGAAAGTCAGAGACTGCCTGCAGGATGAATCTCTGCCGTTCCCTTCATTTTTTACAGGAAAGGGGTTTCTGTCTCGCCCAAAAAGACAACCAATAA
- a CDS encoding ABC transporter substrate binding protein codes for MQRLFSRSLTCFILTLMLIFLYSGSPCRAAGKNTFATTPRLNNGQKWTIGYLQGGDYGSYQRSLAALVKGLMRLGWIETSPLPKLPNDKDTRQLWHWLANDMQSKYIRFPEDCWYSADWDKDKRAALKKRLINRLNADKNTIDLMLAMGTWAGQDLATNDHHVPTIVGSTTDPIASGIIKSADNSGCDHVIAKVDPERHKRQVTLFHKIFRFKKLGIVYEDSPEGRGFSGVNSVYEVADRLHFNVEQCEARFNGIERKQAEKNVVDCYKTLAPKVDAVYLVRHPGVNLTNLPEILAPLIARKIPTFAQGLSDEVAHGVLLSISLADFSYIGDFYAKTIAKIFNGAKPCQLPQRFQNPPKIAINLKTAQLIGYDPSVDIVGAADEIFTDIAAAAPK; via the coding sequence ATGCAACGTCTGTTTTCCCGCTCTCTGACCTGTTTTATTTTAACCCTGATGCTGATCTTTCTTTATTCCGGCTCCCCCTGCCGGGCAGCTGGGAAGAATACATTTGCCACCACTCCCCGGCTTAATAATGGCCAAAAATGGACAATCGGCTATCTGCAGGGTGGCGATTACGGTTCCTACCAACGTTCTCTTGCGGCCCTGGTGAAAGGACTGATGCGCCTGGGCTGGATAGAAACCAGCCCATTGCCGAAACTGCCAAATGACAAAGACACCAGGCAGCTGTGGCACTGGCTCGCAAACGATATGCAAAGCAAATATATCAGATTTCCGGAAGATTGCTGGTACAGTGCCGACTGGGACAAAGACAAACGCGCTGCACTGAAGAAAAGGTTGATAAACCGACTTAACGCAGACAAGAACACTATCGACCTGATGCTGGCCATGGGAACCTGGGCGGGGCAAGATCTGGCCACCAATGATCACCACGTCCCCACCATCGTCGGTTCTACAACTGATCCCATTGCTTCAGGAATTATAAAGAGCGCAGACAATTCGGGCTGCGACCATGTCATTGCCAAAGTAGACCCTGAAAGACATAAAAGGCAGGTAACCCTTTTTCACAAAATATTCAGATTTAAAAAACTTGGCATTGTCTATGAGGACTCCCCGGAAGGACGGGGCTTCAGTGGTGTCAACAGTGTCTACGAGGTTGCCGACAGACTCCACTTCAACGTTGAACAATGTGAGGCCCGTTTCAACGGTATCGAACGTAAACAGGCGGAAAAAAATGTGGTGGACTGCTATAAGACCCTGGCCCCGAAAGTGGATGCTGTTTACCTGGTCCGTCATCCCGGAGTCAATCTCACGAACCTGCCGGAGATTCTGGCCCCCCTTATCGCCAGAAAAATTCCGACTTTTGCCCAGGGACTTTCCGATGAAGTGGCCCACGGTGTTTTACTCAGTATCTCCCTTGCCGACTTCAGCTATATAGGTGATTTTTATGCGAAAACAATCGCAAAAATCTTTAACGGCGCCAAACCATGTCAGCTTCCACAACGTTTTCAGAATCCACCCAAGATCGCTATTAACCTGAAGACAGCTCAGCTTATTGGCTATGATCCTTCCGTGGATATTGTCGGAGCCGCCGATGAAATATTTACAGACATTGCAGCAGCGGCTCCTAAATAG
- a CDS encoding AAC(3) family N-acetyltransferase, protein MLHELFNQVNVPHGRPLLVHARLRHLHRRTGIGYGELTDNLLQCLLDCNPSHLLVPAYTIYSFYLSRIFHREYSHSEVGRFSEELRRRGFKRTFDPMYSMLDITNSLPDGLNYKRTFGRQSVCDFLCRNGGIVINVDMPGFYSTPVHAVELEHRVPYRHVMELSGQMQKENDGWQQISYTTYIRAVDRHGSGSFPPYNQRRRIAFLRERNIITEWKNQVGHLAWASLDNFCTAIDQALSDDPFFLVDP, encoded by the coding sequence ATGCTTCATGAACTATTTAACCAGGTGAATGTTCCCCATGGAAGGCCATTACTGGTCCATGCCCGCCTCCGACATCTCCACCGGCGGACGGGAATCGGTTACGGCGAACTGACGGATAATCTCCTCCAGTGTCTTCTTGACTGTAACCCTTCCCATCTCCTGGTTCCTGCATATACCATTTACAGTTTCTACCTGAGCCGGATTTTCCACCGTGAATACTCCCATTCTGAGGTAGGCAGGTTTTCCGAAGAACTGCGCAGACGTGGGTTCAAACGCACTTTTGACCCTATGTACAGCATGCTGGATATTACAAACTCCCTACCGGACGGCCTCAATTATAAAAGAACCTTTGGCAGGCAAAGTGTATGTGATTTCCTCTGCCGCAATGGCGGAATCGTCATAAATGTGGACATGCCCGGGTTTTACTCCACTCCTGTTCATGCTGTAGAACTGGAACACCGGGTCCCCTACCGGCATGTCATGGAATTAAGCGGTCAGATGCAGAAGGAAAACGATGGCTGGCAACAGATCAGCTACACAACTTATATCCGTGCTGTTGACAGACACGGGAGCGGTTCCTTCCCCCCATATAATCAGAGGAGAAGAATAGCATTTCTCAGGGAACGTAATATTATCACCGAATGGAAAAACCAGGTCGGCCACCTTGCCTGGGCATCTCTGGATAATTTCTGTACGGCTATAGACCAAGCCCTTTCAGATGATCCATTCTTCCTGGTAGACCCCTGA
- a CDS encoding MFS transporter, whose protein sequence is MLKKDIDGLLHKGLKISFLVNIESRLKQTVSRVPELAWLTIADRRGKILYQAGEVSSLENEFKTEIALEDRAGVAGKLTVGLDSNVIDETVQEISRDAFTLVGLSLLLVMEFVLLLFATLLHPLVKQRGQEELPPHDYHMRGAVFLFIFASSLCYSFIPLHMDAIYHPLPGLSREMVLGMPLAFEMLGGGLVLVPVGWWIDRRGWHQPFLLGCVLTCLGMIFSALATGPLLFIAARTLTGVGYGMTWMSAQGFVLLKQDTKKRALAISNVVAGIYGGLICGNAIGALVAHRLGFRDVFFISAILLFFLPPFIFLFLRDRFEVPETALQKKGDGQTGVLQLLTDPQALLMFLCSLVPYSVIAVGLLYYVVPIYLHTLGEGQSDIGRVIMLFGLCMIFIAPRVSSFADRMEDKRIFVYAGGFLGSCSLLLFAFSGSFSTVVLSVALFGLSVSISAASRNVIILALPVARKLGSSRVMGVYRSVDKLGQTLGGIVPASLLAYMDIRSAMAVLGGVYMGLTLLLLFRLRSEAKLIS, encoded by the coding sequence TTGTTAAAAAAGGATATAGACGGTCTGCTGCACAAAGGCTTGAAAATATCCTTTCTGGTCAATATAGAATCTCGTTTGAAGCAAACTGTTTCCAGGGTTCCCGAGCTTGCCTGGTTGACCATAGCCGACCGGCGGGGAAAGATTCTCTACCAAGCCGGAGAAGTATCATCTCTGGAGAATGAATTTAAAACAGAAATTGCCCTGGAAGACAGGGCGGGCGTTGCGGGAAAGCTTACGGTGGGGTTGGACTCCAATGTAATTGACGAGACTGTTCAGGAAATCAGTCGGGATGCCTTTACCCTTGTCGGTCTTTCGCTTTTACTGGTGATGGAGTTTGTTCTTCTTCTCTTTGCGACCCTGTTGCACCCCTTGGTGAAACAAAGGGGACAGGAGGAACTGCCTCCCCATGATTATCATATGAGAGGTGCGGTTTTTCTGTTTATTTTTGCGTCTTCCCTCTGTTATTCCTTTATTCCCCTGCATATGGATGCTATTTACCATCCGTTGCCCGGTCTTTCCAGAGAGATGGTTCTGGGTATGCCCCTGGCCTTTGAAATGCTTGGGGGAGGTCTGGTTCTTGTTCCTGTGGGATGGTGGATTGACAGGCGAGGCTGGCACCAACCGTTTCTTCTCGGATGTGTGCTTACCTGCCTTGGTATGATCTTTTCGGCACTTGCCACTGGGCCACTTCTCTTTATTGCCGCCCGTACCCTGACCGGAGTGGGGTATGGTATGACCTGGATGTCGGCCCAGGGATTTGTCCTCCTGAAACAAGATACAAAAAAGAGGGCGCTGGCCATCTCTAACGTGGTTGCAGGGATATATGGCGGTCTCATCTGTGGAAACGCCATCGGGGCACTGGTGGCCCATCGACTGGGTTTTAGAGATGTATTTTTTATCAGTGCCATTCTGCTTTTCTTCTTACCGCCCTTTATTTTTCTTTTCCTCCGTGACCGTTTCGAGGTACCTGAGACGGCTTTGCAGAAAAAAGGGGATGGGCAGACAGGTGTTCTGCAACTCCTGACCGATCCCCAGGCCCTGCTCATGTTTTTATGCAGCCTGGTCCCCTATTCCGTTATTGCAGTGGGATTACTGTATTACGTGGTGCCGATTTACCTGCACACTCTTGGTGAGGGGCAGTCTGATATTGGCCGGGTCATCATGCTCTTTGGACTCTGTATGATTTTTATTGCTCCCCGCGTCAGCAGTTTTGCAGACAGGATGGAGGATAAACGAATTTTTGTTTATGCCGGAGGCTTTCTGGGCAGCTGCAGTCTTCTGCTTTTTGCCTTTTCCGGATCCTTTTCGACAGTTGTGTTGTCGGTTGCACTTTTCGGATTGTCGGTCAGTATCAGTGCGGCTTCCCGGAATGTGATCATTCTGGCCCTGCCTGTTGCCAGGAAGTTGGGGAGTTCGCGGGTTATGGGAGTGTACAGGAGTGTGGATAAGCTGGGTCAGACCCTGGGTGGAATTGTGCCCGCCTCACTTCTGGCATATATGGATATACGTTCAGCGATGGCGGTACTGGGGGGAGTGTACATGGGATTGACTCTTCTCCTGCTGTTTCGTCTGCGGAGTGAGGCAAAACTGATAAGCTGA